A window of Gadus chalcogrammus isolate NIFS_2021 chromosome 16, NIFS_Gcha_1.0, whole genome shotgun sequence contains these coding sequences:
- the LOC130405869 gene encoding LOW QUALITY PROTEIN: integrin-linked protein kinase-like (The sequence of the model RefSeq protein was modified relative to this genomic sequence to represent the inferred CDS: deleted 1 base in 1 codon) produces MDDIFTQCREGNAVAVRLWLDNTENDLNQGDDHGFSPLHWACREGRSSVVDMLIMRGARINVMNRGDDTPLHLASSHGHRDIVGKLIQCKADTNTVNEHGNTPLHYACFWGQDLVAEDLVTNGAQVSICNKYGQTPMDKAKPHLREILKEKAEKLGQNLTKVPFKDSFWKGTTRTRPRNGTLNKLAGVDFKQLSLLAKINENQSGELWQGRWQGNDVVVKVLKVRDWTTRKSRDFNEEYPKLRIFSHPNVLPMLGACQSPPAPHPIVITHWMPYGSLYNVLHEGTNFVVDQTQAVKFALDIACGMAFLHTLEPMIPRHSLNSKSVMIDEDMTARISMSDVKFSFQCPGRMYSPAWVAPEALQKKPEDINRRSADMWSFAVLLWELVTREVPFADLSNMEIGMKVALEGLRPTIPPGISPHICKLMKICMNEDPAKRPKFDMIVPILEKMQDK; encoded by the exons ATGGACGATATCTTTACACAATGCCGAGAGGGCAATGCCGTAGCGGTTCGTTTGTGGTTGGACAACACAGAGAATGACCTCAACCAAGG GGACGACCACGGCTTCAGCCCGCTGCACTGGGCGTGCAGGGAGGGCCGCTCCAGTGTGGTGGACATGCTCATCATGCGCGGCGCTCGCATCAACGTCATGAACCGCGGCGACGACACG CCCCTGCACCTGGCCTCCAGCCACGGCCACCGCGACATCGTGGGCAAG ctAATACAGTGCAAAGCGGACACAAACACTGTGAATGAGCACGGCAACACACCGCTGCACTACGCCTGCTTCTGGGGTCAGGACCTGGTGGCTGAG GACCTGGTAACTAACGGGGCACAGGTGAGCATCTGTAATAAATATGGACAAACCCCCATGGACAAGGCCAAACCTCACCTGCGGGAAATCCTTAAAG AGAAAGCAGAGAAGTTGGGGCAGAACTTGACCAAAGTTCCCTTCAAGGACAGCTTCTGGAAGGGCACCACCAGAACCCGACCTA GGAACGGCACCCTGAACAAGCTTGCTGGTGTGGACTTCAAGCAACTCTCACTCTTGGCCAAAATTAACGAGAACCAGTCTGGAGAG TTGTGGCAGGGGCGTTGGCAAGGCAACgatgtggtggtgaaggtgctAAAGGTTCGCGATTGGACAACGAGGAAGAGCAGGGACTTCAACGAGGAGTATCCAAAACTTAG GATCTTCTCTCACCCAAATGTCCTCCCCATGTTGGGCGCATGTCAGTCTCCTCCGGCCCCCCACCCCATCGTCATCACCCACTGGATGCCTTATGGCTCCCTGTACAACGTTCTGCATGAGGGCACCA ATTTTGTGGTGGACCAGACGCAGGCAGTGAAGTTTGCGCTGGACATTGCCTGTGGAATGGCCTTCTTGCACACGCTGGAGCCCATGATCCCTCGCCACAGTCTCAACAGCAAGAGTGTCATG ATCGATGAGGACATGACGGCCAGGATCAGCATGTCAGACGTTAAGTTCTCCTTCCAGTGTCCCGGCAGGATGTACTCCCCCGCGTGGGTCGCCCCTGAAG CCCTGCAGAAGAAGCCCGAGGACATCAACCGTCGCTCCGCGGACATGTGGAGCTTCGCCGTGCTGCTGTGGGAGCTGGTCACCAGAGAGGTGCCCTTCGCTGACCTCTCCAACATGGAAATAGGCATGAAG gtGGCCCTGGAGGGTCTGCGGCCCACCATCCCGCCGGGCATTTCCCCCCACATCTGCAAGCTGATGAAGATCTGCATGAACGAGGACCCGGCCAAGAGACCCAAGTTCGACATGATCGTGCCCATCTTGGAAAAGATGCAAGACAAGTGA
- the rrp8 gene encoding ribosomal RNA-processing protein 8 has product MFLEDSEWNDDGQASQPTIKPVLPRPVQKSNRIVTFKPKSVAKKSLLRTLKSLGPALDQKSDHVQKDSDSEAEPESAPPRPKRKKKRNRGRKKKDEAGTETAVPADDKKADSVPKKMKEKDSKAGSIKLKKTDSGNGKSKVTPEITEENEMNRKQWKTKMKNKRKCKNKYREKELVVPKDTATENGTGEQQKANTSSSGKIKVTFVKTASQNQAKQKESKPQKRKLTEPAQSISNTAEAQKPKLNKEPMKNTKVKETRRGKTEQIGSLDPEVPHQEVEVPHQEVEVPQAEEEVQEEVEEEDDKQEETPAIKRQKMHQLQEERRRRERLRKILHSKPDEPERPTEDQEEKEEEEQEEVAAAAPPLDRSATLRSRMEQRLEAARFRYINEVLYTSSSGEAKRMFSQDPEAFGVYHKGFTAQVKHWPANPVDAIIAYIHKKPASHVVADFGCGDCKIALSVKNKVHSFDLAPISDLVTVCDMAHVPLKDGSVHIAVFCLSLMGTNLIDFLAEANRVLVVGGILKIAEVASRFDDVRGFLTTLSHLGFKMMIKDTENSHFYSFDFIKTKDVSEDMKSSSFELRPCVYKKR; this is encoded by the exons ATGTTTCTCGAAGATAGCGAATGGAATGATGATGGCCAGGCTTCCCAACCCACGATCAAACCTGTTCTCCCCAGGCCAGTTCAGAAATCAAATCGCATCGTTACGTTTAAG CCTAAAAGTGTTGCAAAAAAGAGCCTGTTGAGGACTCTAAAGAGTCTAGGACCTGCCCTGGATCAGAAGAGCGACCATGTGCAGAAGGACAGTGATAGCGAAGCAGAGCCGGAATCAGCACCACCTCGTCccaagagaaagaagaaaagaaaccGTGGTAGAAAGAAAAAGGATGAAGCGGGGACAGAGACTGCTGTCCCAGCCGACGACAAGAAGGCTGACTCGGTTCCTAAAAAgatgaaagagaaagacagcaaAGCGG GGTCCATAAAGCTTAAGAAAACGGATTCAGGCAATGGAAAGTCTAAGGTTACGCCGGAGATAACGGAGGAaaatgaaatgaacagaaagCAGTGGAAAACCAAGATGAAGAACAAgagaaaatgtaaaaataagtaCCGGGAGAAGGAGCTCGTAGTACCTAAAGACACCGCAACAGAGAACGGAACAGGGGAGCAACAGAAAGCAAACACAAGTAGCAGCGGTAAAATTAAAGTTACTTTTGTCAAGACAGCATCACAGAACCAGGCCAAGCAGAAGGAGTCCAAACCACAGAAACGGAAACTAACTGAACCGGCACAAAGCATATCGAACACAGCCGAGGCACAGAAACCCAAACTAAACAAGGAACCCATGAAAAACACGAAAGTGAAAGAAACCCGACGAGGGAAAACAGAGCAGATTGGTTCTCTGGATCCTGAAGTGCCCCACCAGGAGGTAGAAGTGCCCCACCAGGAGGTAGAAGTGCCCCAAGCAGAGGAAgaggtccaggaggaggtggaggaggaagacgacaaGCAGGAAGAGACGCCCGCCATCAAGCGACAGAAAATGCACCAGCTCCAAGAGGAGCGACGCAGACGGGAGAGGCTGCGGAAGATACTCCACAGCAAGCCGGATGAACCGGAGCGCCCCACGGAagaccaggaggagaaggaggaggaggaacaggaggaggtggcggcggcggccccgcCCTTGGACCGCTCGGCCACCCTCCGGTCCCGCATGGAGCAGCGCCTGGAGGCGGCCCGCTTCCGCTACATCAACGAGGTCCTGTACACGTCGTCGAGCGGAGAGGCCAAGCGCATGTTCTCCCAGGACCCAGAGGCCTTCGGGGTATACCACAAGGGCTTCACCGCCCAGGTCAAGCACTGGCCCGCCAACCCCGTGGACGCCATCATCGCCTACATTCACAAGAA ACCGGCCTCTCATGTGGTGGCTGACTTCGGCTGTGGCGACTGTAAGATTGCCCTCAGCGTGAAGAACAAGGTGCACAGCTTCGACCTGGCCCCCATCAGCGACCTGGTCACCGTGTGCGACATGGCTCAT GTACCTCTTAAAGATGGCAGTGTGCACATAGCAGTGTTTTGCCTCTCTCTCATGGGAACCAACCTGATTGATTTTCTAGCGGAGGCGAATAGAGTGCTGGTCGTGGG GGGTATACTCAAAATAGCGGAAGTTGCAAGCAGATTCGACGACGTTCGTGGCTTCTTAACTACGTTGTCACATCTCGGGTTCAAGATGATGATAAAG GATACAGAGAACAGTCACTTCTACTCCTTTGACTTTATCAAGACAAAAGACGTTTCGGAAGACATGAAGTCGTCAAGTTTTGAGCTGAGGCCCTGCGTGTACAAGAAAAGATAG
- the si:ch211-149e23.4 gene encoding uncharacterized protein si:ch211-149e23.4: protein MPAEALASWLFDSVITPEEDNGAGLQRWIHSGRTQGGRERAPPRREDDGDGGSEVEVQSDPVAVLGEEVYLRCLYHGNASITGSAWKRHRGGRVHRLAGFTNGTAFRRSTATLSFPASPTNLTVRMRVSGVDVEGEYVCVFESQDREFNKTVNLQVHVRPQTQLSVTAEMDNGTHYQSVRCSAEDGKPRAQIDWLINNKPPVKDYFSIERSDSPGRIGVSSAASILRFPTHLQDEGSVTCVVRHPTLASPVSTTVSVETFAAPRVSVQAEMRQRQEEEEEEEEDYWRVSCVASGGRPETLVSLVTTASDDDDDEEEEPRRENGTDAGTSVYRLPVRAYEGHNVSCVFTQPKLAGPQTRTLQLPSFSLSGVRLLSDPINELQASLELEEGQRDVSIGLEAVGNVPRYALFCQKEEASALPGGVAVVGSALTFQAPVGLLHEGLYVCEASYYRHRATVQINITVRPRPVLLPPLISLDLRSGPSGREVQCSAVGANPAATLSWSLPEGVAAVPSPSASSPLPDGRRSVMGVLALGTACFPRPLAVGCMIHHPLFPTPEYRSVAIPLCAPPNISLSSREEWRGGEEYTVARCRVVSVATAATVTWRLGGGADGGDGVEIDDLEGVEVRTEEGQRVGLEVAALSTLRLPTSLYSGRRLSCEAGGHQERQHLLLPSLGAPVLNVSMGPGESDLWQAVCDSQAEGVEANLSWVLPAGSRGQQSRRSWTHGRTVRTRLTYRFALSSHEGDALTCLAEYRRRGSDKRTVHIPKYYISSLRVLNHTTRMKASHSGGRCVLRLSLHKSLPGQRILFEVEGNVPTHSITCQSSDGSFVKLEGDALAFPTGVEGRDEGLYTCLASFYHHQAELRLRVEVSSQDQQLANLVLICVPSASAAAVLLAVALWVFCKLNPGARSKKRETSALTALVRPLSSPEKSKALVRRPDGQQYAHLDGYCIVSDVKSTV, encoded by the exons agGACGACGGAGACGGGGGGTCGGAGGTGGAGGTCCAGAGCGACCCCGTGGCCGttctgggggaggaggtgtaCCTGCGGTGCCTGTACCACGGCAACGCCTCCATCACCGGCAGCGCCTGGAAACGGCACAGGGGCGGCCGTGTTCACCGGCTGGCGGGGTTCACCAACGGCACAGCGTTCAGGCGCAGCACGGCTACACTTTCCTTTCCGGCCTCGCCCACCAACCTCACCGTGCGGATGAGGGTGTCCGGCGTGGACGTGGAGGGGGAGTACGTCTGCGTCTTCGAGTCGCAGGACCGGGAGTTCAACAAGACCGTGAACCTCCAAGTCCACG TCCGTCCGCAGACGCAATTATCAGTAACTGCGGAGATGGACAACGGCACCCACTATCAGTCTGTGCGGTGCTCGGCTGAGGACGGCAAACCTCGAGCTCAGATCGACTGGTTGATCAACAACAAGCCCCCGGTCAAAGACTACTTCTCTATCGAGCGGAGTGATTCGCCCGGAAGAATCGGCGTGAGCAGCGCCGCCAGCATCCTCCGCTTCCCGACGCACCTGCAGGACGAGGGCAGCGTCACCTGCGTGGTGCGCCACCCGACCCTGGCCAGCCCTGTCTCCACCACCGTCAGCGTGGAAAcctttg CCGCTCCCAGGGTGAGTGTTCAGGCGGAGATGAGACAgaggcaggaagaggaagaggaggaggaggaggactactGGAGGGTCTCCTGTGTGGCATCTGGAGGGCGACCCGAGACCCTCGTCTCCTTGGTGACCACCGCctccgacgacgacgacgacgaggaagaagaaCCCAGAAGGGAGAACGGCACGGACGCAGGGACGAGTGTGTACCGCCTGCCGGTGCGGGCGTACGAAGGCCACAACGTCTCCTGCGTGTTCACCCAGCCCAAGCTGGCAGGGCCGCAGACCAGGACGCTCCAGCTGCCTTCCTTCA gtctaTCTGGTGTTCGGTTACTGTCAGATCCCATCAACGAGCTGCAGGCCTCGCTGGAGCTTGAGGAAGGACAGCGGGATGTTTCTATTGGCCTGGAAGCCGTCGGAAACGTTCCACGCTATGCCTTGTTTTGTCAAAA GGAGGAGGCGTCGGCGCTGCCCGGGGGAGTAGCGGTGGTGGGGTCGGCCCTCACGTTCCAGGCTCCTGTGGGTCTCCTCCACGAGGGGCTCTATGTGTGTGAGGCGTCGTACTACCGGCACAGGGCCACCGTGCAAATAAACATCACAGTTAGACCCCGGCCCG tgctgCTCCCTCCCTTGATAAGTCTTGATCTGCGGTCCGGACCCTCGGGCCGCGAGGTCCAGTGCTCGGCTGTTGGCGCCAACCCGGCCGCCACCCTGTCCTGGAGTCTCCCCGAGGGCGTGGCCGCCGTCCCCTCCCCCAGCGCCAGCTCCCCCCTGCCTGACGGACGCCGCTCCGTCATGGGAGTCTTGGCCCTCGGCACCGCGTGCTTCCCTCGGCCGCTCGCCGTGGGATGCATGATCCATCATCCGCTCTTCCCGACGCCGGAATACCGGAGCGTCGCCATCCCGCTCTGTG CCCCGCCCAACATCAGCCTGAGCTCCAGAGAGGAGTGGCGAGGAGGGGAGGAGTACACCGTGGCCCGGTGTCGCGTGGTCAGCGTCGCTACCGCGGCAACCGTCACCTGGCGCCTCGGCGGCGGGGCCGACGGCGGGGACGGCGTCGAGATCGATGacctggagggggtggaggtccgGACAGAGGAGGGGCAGCGCGTCGGCCTGGAGGTGGCCGCCCTCAGCACCCTGCGGCTCCCCACCTCTCTGTACTCGGGTCGGAGGTTGAGCTGCGAGGCGGGGGGTCACCAGGAGCGACAGCacctgctcctcccctccctgg GGGCCCCTGTGCTGAATGTGTCGATGGGGCCGGGGGAATCTGACCTCTGGCAGGCCGTGTGTGACTCCCAGGCCGAGGGTGTGGAAGCCAACCTCAGCTGGGTCCTACCTGCGGGCTCCAGGGGCCAGCAGTCCCGCCGGTCCTGGACCCACGGGCGCACCGTGAGAACCCGGCTCACCTACCGCTTCGCGCTGTCGTCTCACGAAGGGGACGCCCTGACCTGTTTGGCGGAGTACCGTCGCAGAGGGTCAGACAAGAGGACGGTACACATCCCAAAATACT ATATCTCCTCTTTGAGGGTGCTGAACCACACCACTCGGATGAAGGCAAGCCACAGTGGTGGCCGATGCGTGCTCAGGTTATCCCTGCATAAGAGTCTGCCCGGCCAGAGAATATTGTTTGAGGTGGAGGGGAATGTACCAACGCACAGCATTACCTGTCAAAG CAGCGACGGCTCGTTTGTCAAACTGGAAGGAGACGCGCTGGCCTTCCCAACAGGGGTCGAAGGTCGAGACGAGGGACTGTACACCTGCCTCGCCTCTTTCTACCACCACCAGGCCGAACTCCGCCTCCGAGTGGAGGTCAGCTCCCAGGATCAACAGTTAG CGAACCTCGTCCTCATCTGCGtcccctccgcctccgccgCGGCCGTACTGCTCGCCGTGGCTCTGTGGGTGTTCTG taaacTAAATCCTGGAGCACGATCGAAG AAACGGGAGACCTCAGCTCTGACAGCTTTAGTTCGACCCCTAAGCTCCCCTGAGAAGAGCAAGGCACTGGTTCGTCGACCAGACGGCCAACAGTATGCCCATCTGGATGGCTACTGTATAGTGTCTGACGTCAAGTCCACCGTCTGA